The DNA window AAGCTTAGTTGACAGTGCAACACGCTTGCCATCATCTCAAGTTATAATccggcattttttttttgatttggtGAACACGCCCGCGTGGAGCATGGCCGACCAGTTAGTGCCCCAACCGGTAAGGCACCTAGTTTATCCTTGTGAACATCGAATATTTAAGAGCTCTCATTAATTATGAACTTATGTTTGGTCATTTTTCACCCTAAGAAACAAGTattcatatatgcatatgttgTCACCAAAACTACTTTCAACatattgcataattttttagatCCATCTTGATGTAGTTAGCTGAGTTCaataaatattcttttttttttaaagttttgggGTTCAACATTCAAAACTCTGAAAACAAGTAGTGTTGTTGATTTTCCACAGATAAATGCCCATGGTCCATGGATGACACTATGAGAGGGCAAGGAATGAATAGAACAAATCAAATGAGATAAGAATCATGcagagaatgaaaaaaaaaaacaaatgcatgcatgtataaaaaatttgagacaGAGACTACTTGGAGAGGATTGTTGGTTACTATCATGGGCCTGACGTGCTTGCCAGTTGCCAGCTACTTGGTTGGATGActtcaacaaaaacaaataaaatagctCCAATAATCCATGAACCGATGAGATGATCAGagcaaacaaaaatttcaGGTACCCGTTTACATCATCCAGTACGTAACATACTCCAATTGCAAGACGAGATCATCAAAGATTATGTATGTGCACGGATTGGCAAAAGACAGCCAAACTGAACATGTTTAAGCAACGAGAGCCCAAAATACAGTAACTTGTAGAGTTGTAGTAGCATTTAAGTTCTCTCGGATCAGTCTCTCATCATCTGCTTATTACAGATGAAGTGTGTTAATGATTTTCCCCTTTTCTATTTTATGGATTGAGATAATAAGCTAAAGCCAAAAGACATACTTATTACAGGAAGCTGACTATTTTAATTAGTAGAAATGAAACTATTTACAAATTGTGTTTTAATCGCATACGCTTTGACATGAATTTTTGTCTTAATCGGATACACCTTGACACATGAGTTTTTGAGTGTAACTATACTTGAGTTGGTTTAGAGTCTGAAGGCATACATCTACGATCATTTCAATATTTTGTTCAGACCCAAGGAGCGTATCTAGGTACTGTGTTTGTGTCTCAAAATAATCTCATTATATGCTTTGGCTGAAAATTAAgtattgtatttttgttatttcctttatctatactaatataaaaaggagttataattttttttggacacACCAACAAATGTATACAGAATTTACTCGATTCATTTTTCACAGTTAGATTTACGTATCCAATGGTCCAGGACGATCTGAAACAACTCTCTTGCAATCCTATATAGGACACACCCCCTGACTACTCCACCAAAATCGCCCCTGACTCCTCCTCTGACTCCTCCCCTAACTCCTCCACCAAAATCGCCACCGACTCCTCTACCAAAATCGCGACGCTCTCCCGGACGCCAGCAAGCCGCCCAGCGCAAGCCGCCATCGTAGCCTGACGCAAGCTGCCACTGCGCCCGCTCTCCCGGCTGGCCCCGGTACCGCCGCCTGCCCCCATCGATTACTAGTATATTATGGAACGTGCATTGCACGTGCACGATTACTAGTATACCAAATATGACCGTAGCGTTAGTACACAAAAAATTACTAGTTTGCTCAAGGACACAACCCCACCCCCACCTCCAAAAAAACTTGACTTTAGAGTTAATTcttggttttttatcgtattttatttctcatgcttttaaattattaataacatagatataaaagtttcatatATCCATATATCCATACTTATTTGTTccgccttgtttagtttacgGCTTAATAACCGTAGATCACACGTTCAGGGCAAATGAGTATTCGGTTGGTCGTAACATGTGTAATAGGATTTAAACCACCCTATTTTATGGCATAGATTAGCGCAAAAATCTAGATGACAATTAAGCCAATCAGAAGTGGTCCTATTTGGTTGACAAGGAGAATGATGGACTTTTGCCTTGTTATTTAAGGGCTATTTGGTTGTGGTCTAAATTgatcttatcaaatttgataattggAATAGTGCTAAGTATCTATTTGGATTGAAGCCAAATTTTAGcgtgcttaaaaaaattgtccacCTCAATAGTATTTTAGGATGTTTTGGCTTCAATCCAAACGCAAGTttaccattaaaaaaaattgaacattcCAAAACTTACCTGGTAAAAATTGGTAAGGCCAATTTTAACATCAAACAAAACCATGGTCCCAAATATCATGGGACTGAGGGAGTAGTTTGCTCAGGCTCCAATTACTTCCTAGCTTTTTCCCAGTTAATTTCCTCCAATTCTTTTTAGGTTGAGCCTAGGCTTACTCTAGCTTTCATGGAAcatattcatataatagtaaTGTGCCGGTAGAACGGGCTCATATACTGGGATGGAAATTCAACAATTTCAACcggttatttttttaccaattgtttagtttttttatatttttaatcaattatttagtttttttctgattttgtaGCAGAGAAGAAGTATTGTGTTGGAGTATactgttttatgtttttagacAAAGCTTGTCCTTGCCTAGAAAGACTTCAAGTGCTACGGAGACTTCAAAGTGATCAAATACATTGATAAATAGATTGGATTTATTTATAGAGGAAAGTTTAATAAAACCTCATTTATTATGATCAAAGCTATAGAGAACTATACATATTATGGCTTTTGGATAACCTTGATTCTTATTGCTCTAAGGTTTGAGAAAACCCTACCCTATAAATGTTAAGCATGTATttacttaaattttttgtttttgaagtgTCTATGAAAACTTTAACTATTGATTCCTTATGATTAGTTTAGTTCATCACAGTTTGAATAATATTGCTTCAAATATACTAAATTTACCTGGGATTTGAATAAGGTGGGGTTATATAAAACCCTTGAGatcataaaatatagttatacgCGACAAGACATAATACTAATCAATGGTTTtctcaaataattttatcataaaaaatgggttttataaaatacattaaCTTATATcactgaaaaaaatctaatgcGGTTAACTCAACAAAATTCCAAACAAAAAGTTTAAGTTACATTGTGAAATTCAACGTGCCATTTGTTTCTTCCCACTGCTCTGTGCAAATAATAGAGCATTCCAATAAGTTGTCAGGCCTTGTTTATTCGGGAAAATTAGACCATGTCCTGGGATACAGGCCTAAGATCATGGATCATGGGATTTTATTCTTTATACCAATTTCACAAAGTCATACATCATCAAAGAAAAGAGTTACAGTGCTAGCCTGCTAGGCATATCATTATTTCAgtctcaaattaaaaaaaaacagatttcAGTTCCACATTATTAACATATGTATTCTAACAAATGGACAGAAAATGCATAATTAGCAATTTAGCAGCCTGTAAAGCACAATATAGAAATTGAGGTAGTCAACTTGTTCAAGTGGGAACAATAGGTTCAAGGATGTACGTGGTTGATCATCCGTAGGTTAATGATAACCATGCAACGGCTAATCAATCTATGCCACCTGTCAGTTTGTGGTGATAGACTAATCAATAGAGTTCTTAATGTCCATTAATTACGAGGGATTGTCTATAAAGCatctatttattaaaaaaatttcttctaCAACATTGTTTTAAGTtgtttattaagtttatttgtcaaaatattaaatttatcgtCTATAATCAAATCAATAATATGCGGAAACAATATGTAAAATgatcatactccctccgttatCTTTTGGGTTTGACTAGATATATCCATGTATCACTGTAtatgttttgcatatttatctagatttattaacatacaAATGAATCAAGGTAAAagcagaaaattttataatatggaaaaaaGGAATATCTGTAGTAGGGTCTTATTTGATCTCACTCGATAGTTTTGGCCaacttagtaaaaaaaatattaaaaatgggAGCCTTCCTTCAAAATATGGATGGTTGAaacaaaaattagaaaaagattaaaaaaatacagtagaTTGTACCATCAAGGCATCAACCCCACTACTCCAGCATGACTGAGCAGACAATTAACCTTGCAGTGCATGCGTCCAGGATAATTGGAGAGCTGGCGTATAAACACAAAttaacaagctagctagcttgtaaCAGCCAAAAGACAAGAACTTTAATAATAATCTCAAGAGGCGAAGGAGTTGGAAACTAACTTGTCACAGCAGACGCGGTGCAATGTCAACTCCTCCAAGAGGTCGGCAAGAGATAAAGGTTAAAAGATTACAGTTTTAAGGTAGTTAAGAGCTGCCATCACGTGGGCGGAATGGATGGACATTTATACCGTTGACTTTATGTGTCGGTCTAGAAAGAGGTGGATCTGTATATCAGTGACACAAAGTTATATGACTTTACATTCAATGGCGGATCTGCCATGGAGGCCAAAGGGTCTCTGGCGCTAGGATCGGTTCTAATACCATGGGATCCCCTAAGTCcccattaaattatttgttatatgTTTGTAGAAAGAGTGGCTACAGTTCTTGATAACAGTTAAAAGAAGAGAGATTTAGCCCTAGTAATACTTTCTTCTGGATCCTCTCCTGTTTACATCGCCGGATCACCATGTCTGTGTCAGAATACCAACCTTACCTAGATATTGCATATGTAAACTCACgctaaaaaaaatgtcttaCATGCATCTACCAAGTTATCCTTCTCAAGTCAGAAGAGGGAAATTAGAAACTGGTTGATGCATGAACTCAACGCTTACCTAATTACAACCTATTGGCTAAAAATAGGGTCATGTGTTTTATAATTCCAACCTATATTTGATCGAGTCTAAAATGAAGAGTATATAATGGATGTAATCTTTATCCCCTTGCATGATGTTTCATGCAACCTACCTGAATGTAAACTACTCTATGGCAATTTTTTAACACTTAGGCAGAGGCTCTGCCAATTCATTCAGGAAGAAGAATAAACCATGATGATTAAGCATCGGTAGTCATCCCTGTTAATTTTTCTTCAACATAGCTTTCACTTTCACAGTCACACTGGTCTAAGATACAAAATCTTGGAACAATATATTctttccatgttttttttccctcatgATTATCTTCCACATGACCTATATATTTAGCAGTTGAGAGAAAATGTTGGACTGAAGAATTTAGCAAAGTTGGCATAGCACTAGCCAACCGTCCTACAAGCTTGCCCCTATGATTGAGGCAGGGAGAAATAGGTTGCACACTGGTACACGCTGAATCTGAAAATTCTGAATGTATTTTCTATCTCTTCTCACCCTCTTGCATTGACCCTTCACACATTCTTTAATCCCAAATAACCCAAACTAGCCACCAATCACactctttttcttaaaaaacaaagatgTATCACAAGAACCAAAGTAAACACCGGCCAGAATGATGCCATGCCATTCCCTTGTAAACCAATTCAGACCCCAAAAGGCACTCCAAGGAATTGGAGCCAGCTTTCACACAGGAAGTTtaatcaacaaaaaatatatcatttgaacACCTAAGTTGTGCAGCTATAAAAGGGGTAGGCATCACAGCTCCCTATGCCACAACAACCTCACAGCCATCTCATCTTCAACCTCTGCAGTTGATCTAGCAAGGAGAAGCTAAGTGACAGCACTTCAAGAACACTTGTCGTTTGAAGCAATGGCGATTCCGGTGATCGACTTCTCCaggctcgacggcgacgagaggGCGGCCACTCTGGCAGAGATCGCTGCTGGGTTTGAGGAGTGGGGGTTCTTCCAGGTAACCACACCACACGCCATGGAAAACCATGATGAACGATGGATAGATATGTTCTTCTACCATGTCCATGTGTGCATGGAGTCACTCATAGGAAGATGCTTGCTTGGTTGTGGTGCAGCTGGTGAACACTGGCATCCCTGATGAGCTGCTGGAGAGGGTGAAGAAGGTGTGCGGCGACATCTACAAGCTGCGCGAGGATAGGTTCAAAGAATCCAACCCCGCGGTGAAGGCCCTCGCCCGTCTGGTGAACCAGGAAGGCGAGGGCCTTGCAATGAAGAAGATTGAGGACATGGACTGGGAGGATGTCTTCACCCTCCAGGACGACTTGCCCTGGCCCTCCAACCCTCCAGCCTTCAAGTAAGTGCCCTTAATACATAAACATGGCAATTAGATTTTTCATGATCGTTCATGgatgattgtttagctttttcataaaaaacataaacaacatatttgtgacaaataatttacgaataaaacttttatatacgtattattagctatctaaaagcaaaggccgaaaaataaactttgatgaaaaacctaaaaattaaatttaaatttaaggttaaaaatttaaattttgacttatagttataaacgaaaagatgaggtgtTCAAGAGGTACAGCTCAccataaagaaaatatcatcaaTTTATTCAAAGGtgacaaaaatatagtaccaGTATTACCGTAGAAAAACTCGATATGATTCTCAAATcggatcgacgacgacgacgatcatCGTGGTGAGTCAGATCATCATCATGTGAGTGAAATTGCAGGGAGACGATGATGGAGTACAGGAGGGAACTGAAGAAGCTGGGGGAGAAGCTGCTGGGAGTTATGGAGGAGCTGCTGGGGCTGCAGGAGGGCTACATCAGGAGGGtcttcaccggcgacggcgacttcgAGCCCTTCTACGGCACCAAGGTGAGCCACTACCCGCCGTGCCCGCGGCCGGAGCTGGTGGACGGCCTCCGCGCCCAcaccgacgccggcggcctcATCCTGCTCTTCCAGGACGACCGCTTCGGCGGCCTCCAGATGCTCCGCAACGACGGCGGCCACGCCGGCCAGTGGCTCGACGTCCAGCCCGTCGAGAACGCCATCGTCGTCAACACCGGCGACCAGATCGAGGTGAGTCAAACTAAGCTTTAAGATTGtttagttgcaaaaaaaattttactaaagaggtcacatcgaacgtttgagtggatgtcggaagggggttttggacacgaatagaaaaacaaatttcagattccgtttaaaaaccacgagacaaatcttttgagtctaattaatccgtcattagcacatgttggttactgtagcatttatggctaatcatgtcctaattagactcaaaagattcgtcttacatTTTCTCCCGTAACTGTgttattagttttaatgttaatgtatatttaatgtttcattaaGGTGTCCAAAGAATCGACGTGATGTTGttgggaaattttttttaactaaacaaggccttagttaATCAGTAGACCACCTACTAATCTTCTACGCCGCCTAGTATCTAAGTGCGTGTTTAGTGCTAATCAGGAGATGCTATATAAATCATCTCTAGATTCGGTGCCCATCAGAGTTGATACGAAGTGAACTAAACAACTAAGACATTGTTTTATGCTGTTTTAGGTTCGCAAGTAACCATGACTAATTAACTCAGAACCATATCATCTTTGATGCTATCACCCTTCTTTTTTcgctttttttatatttagatgccaaaatttaaatttttaacgttgtttttaaagttttttaatcatagtttattttccaactttggtttttagattgctaataaGATGACCATAAAAATgtcaattgatttttttctctggaaaaacgaaaaaaataaccCCTATTATTAACAGGTGCTTAGCAATGGCCGGTTCAAGAGCGCATGGCACCGCATTTTGGCCACCCGCGACGGCAACCGCCGCAGCATCGCCTCCTTCTACAACCCGGCGCGCATGGCCACCATTGCTCCGGCGATCCCCACCGCCTCCGGCGatgcggccgccgtcgcctacCCGAGCTTCAAGTTCGGCGACTACATGGAGGTGTACGTGAAGCACAAGTTCCAGGGCAAGGAGCCCAGGTTCGCTGCTCTGGCGACCAAATGAATGGAAGGATGCATTGAGCTAGCAGCagtctgaattctgaattctgaattctgaaagtCTGAACCTGCTGCAAGTTCTCACTTTTAAGCTCCATACAGTTCAGTTAAGTGTGTGATTACACTACGGATTTGTAAGATGGATGGGTTGTCTAAGTATGTGCTTGCAATACAGATGTGTTAATTAGTGTGTTTGCAGCAATCACAGCCATGTAAGGTTGTTGTCTACTATGGTCAACAGATGCCATATTAGTTTGTAGCTGGAATTAATGGCATCCATGgggtttatttttcttcttttctgtttGAATGTTCACTCTACTTGTTAATGTGGTGTGTAATTATACATTAGTGAGGAACTTGGGGAGGTCCTGTgtaagaaatatatttatggacTATATACAGTTTCAGGTTTTACTTTGTAATATACCCTGAGACCACTGAGTCTGATAAACTACAAACAAGTATGATCCACAGGTATAACATTCATTTATATAGATAATTCTATCAGCTTTAATCAAGAGTAACATGAATTAGCACCCATACACCATCTCTATCTATTCTGACATGCCAAaatttctccctttttctttgcttAAAATCTCTATTGGCAGGTAACCTAAGTTACAGGTAGTCCAAAGTTGAGAAAAAGCTAACTGAACATATGAATTGCTGTATTGATAACTCCCCTCGTAGATGGTTAGTAAAGAACAAATAATCACCTGGCTATTCAAAGATCTTTTCCCCAGTtgaaaaaatcaagaaaatgaAGGAACTGAAAATACAAAGGTATCCTGGTACAAAGAAGACTGTCCTCCAACTTTCTGAGCTTGTCAGGTCCATGTTAGAGGCCTTCGCTGCCTCCAGAATTCTTCCTGTGAGACCAACACCAACTATTCCTGCCAAAGTCCCAGCTGTGTTTGAAATCCCCATCACTACCCCAGCAAATTTTGGAGCCACATCCATGTGGTTTACAGCAAACCCTGCTCTCCCTAGAGCCAGAAAACCAAGAGATACTGATGAGCAGAATATTGCCCCTGAAGGTGTTCTGAATAATGGAAGAGCCATGAGTGCAATAGCTGAGACAATAAACCCAACTGTGTTCAGAAGTTTCCTTGTCTTGGTAACAGATAATATCTTTCTTGTAATCAAGTGATCAGCAAGAACCCCGCCAATGTTGgagaataaaaacatattcagATAAGGAAGCATCTTTGATGATCCCATATCCTGGAGGCTTAGCTCAAGTCCTAATTTGAAGTATGTCGGCAGCCAGTTCATAAGAACATACAGTGCATAGTGGAAGGTGAAGTTGTTCACAACAATCGCCCAAATTGGCAAACTAAAAAGTATCCTTGCCCATGGAATCTTCACAGTGCGAGGTGCAACAACTCCTCCAGCTTGCGCCTTCATCTTATCTTTCGATGCCACCTTTGGAAGATCAGTGCGAGGTGGATCACTTGCAAACTTGAACCATATTAAAAGCCATGCTACACCCAACATAGCTTCGACTGAGAAAACCGACTGGGGTCCCATGTGCTTCACTagacttggaagcagaagcaTACCACAGGCCGCACCAAGGTACATTCCTGAGGTTGTTAGGGACACTGAGCGAGAACGCTCCTGAGGTGGCACCCATTGCGCCAGAACAGTATGAATGGAAGGA is part of the Oryza brachyantha chromosome 11, ObraRS2, whole genome shotgun sequence genome and encodes:
- the LOC102712857 gene encoding 1-aminocyclopropane-1-carboxylate oxidase is translated as MAIPVIDFSRLDGDERAATLAEIAAGFEEWGFFQLVNTGIPDELLERVKKVCGDIYKLREDRFKESNPAVKALARLVNQEGEGLAMKKIEDMDWEDVFTLQDDLPWPSNPPAFKETMMEYRRELKKLGEKLLGVMEELLGLQEGYIRRVFTGDGDFEPFYGTKVSHYPPCPRPELVDGLRAHTDAGGLILLFQDDRFGGLQMLRNDGGHAGQWLDVQPVENAIVVNTGDQIEVLSNGRFKSAWHRILATRDGNRRSIASFYNPARMATIAPAIPTASGDAAAVAYPSFKFGDYMEVYVKHKFQGKEPRFAALATK
- the LOC102713128 gene encoding probable anion transporter 6 gives rise to the protein MKLPKRYAIVLLTFMCTNVCYIERVGFSIAYTVAADAVGTNQANKGMILSMFYYGYVLSQIPGGWAAQRLGGRLVLLLSFVLWSLICAVVPLDPKKVILLVLSRLLVGVAQGLIFPSIHTVLAQWVPPQERSRSVSLTTSGMYLGAACGMLLLPSLVKHMGPQSVFSVEAMLGVAWLLIWFKFASDPPRTDLPKVASKDKMKAQAGGVVAPRTVKIPWARILFSLPIWAIVVNNFTFHYALYVLMNWLPTYFKLGLELSLQDMGSSKMLPYLNMFLFSNIGGVLADHLITRKILSVTKTRKLLNTVGFIVSAIALMALPLFRTPSGAIFCSSVSLGFLALGRAGFAVNHMDVAPKFAGVVMGISNTAGTLAGIVGVGLTGRILEAAKASNMDLTSSESWRTVFFVPGYLCIFSSFIFLIFSTGEKIFE